The Melopsittacus undulatus isolate bMelUnd1 chromosome 9, bMelUnd1.mat.Z, whole genome shotgun sequence genomic interval CCTCTCACACCACCGAGTCCTGGATCTCGGAGCCCAGGCGCACCCGGGGTCTTTGGCAGGCGGGAGACACCTCCACGAAGCTGTCTCGGACATGGAGGGGTCTCTTCTCCGACTCGGAGAAGGGGCGTTGGGGGCCGGGGGGGTCGTGCACGGGGGTGCTCACGATGTAGTTGTCCTGCAGGGCCTGGTAGCCCTTGTGCTCGGGCGCTGCGCTGGGCAGGCTGCTGCCGTTCAGGGGCAGGCTCTCCACCGGCTTGCGGGGCTGCTTCTGGGGCCGGCCGGGGTCGCCAGGCTCCAGCAAGGCTTTCATGCCGTCCCGGTGCCGGTGCAGGACGAACAGGGCCAGGACGAGGACGGCGGCGGCGAAGAGCACACACATCACCAGGAACTCGGTCCAGTAGGTCTTGCCGTCCAGCCGAGCCGCGGTGCTGCCCACAGCCGACGTGCTGCGTGATGTACTGACGGTGTCCATGGCGTCCCGGCCGGCGGCTGCCTTCCTGCCGGGCTCgggcagctcctgcaggctcACGCAGTAACTGGCCATCAGCTTGCGGAACCCTTCCTCCAGCGACCAGCACTCGTAGGTGCCGGCGCGCTCGGGGCTGCCCACCAGGATGAGAGCCCCGTCGGGCAGCACCAGGTAGGAGGCGTTGACGGGAGCCCCGTGGTGCAGCCAGCGCCgggaggccaggttggagagcAGCTGGCACGGCAGCGGCCGCACCGCGttgggaggcagcagcacccgcTGGCATGGGGCACCtgaggctgcagggacacaaaCCATGGACACGGCAGTGAGCGGATGGGGATACAGTgatgggagcactgggacagactgggctggcagcagccatggggcaggagctcACCTGGCGACAGGAGGATGCGGGGACGCGGCTGGGAGGTGCTGGGCATTGAGCAGAGCCGTTCTGTGTCAGCATCCTCGATGTCCTGTGCCCAGAGACTGCAGAGACAGAGGGGTCAgggcagtgggtgctgtggggtgctgtggggtgctgcagggggctgcaggtgctgcaggtgctgcaggggGCTGCAGGGTGCAAGGGAGGCAGCACTTACTGGGGGTGCACCGGGGGGTGCATGGTGACCCTGCGGCAGGCACCCTGGCTCCAGGCACAGAAAGGGTCCCGCGCCAGCACACACTCCCCACAGCTGCGGTACAGGCTGCAGTTGGCAAAGGGCACCTGAGCCACTGCCGTGTAGGTGGCTGCGTACACCAGGCCCTAAGGAAGGGAAACAGTGGGGTCAGAGGGAACCATACAGAGGGGGTGCCCCTGCAGACCCCAGCCCATGAAcaggggctgccccacagcatccaCCCCCAGCATGCCCgtgcccagctcctgcctgctcctggtccagcagcagctggagaaccGGCTGTCCGGCAGGGAAGAGGCGGATCTCCTCGATGATGTGCACCCCATGGTTCACACGCACGGCCTTGTGCAAGCGCCCGTCATCTGCACAGAGAaggatggtgctgagcaggaACAGTCGcacccacagcactgcccctGCCCGCAGCAGCACCCACCGGTGCCCAGGAAGAGGATGTCGTAGGTGCCATGCAGGCCCTGCGTGCGGTGCACACTGATCTGCTGGTAGCGCAGGcggctctgcagcagcagcggTTGGCTGCGCACCGCACTGTCCATCAGGAAGTGGTCCTTGATGAAGTTCAGCACCCGGTCTGGCATTTGGAGCGAGGAGTTGATCTTGAGGTGCCGCGTGTGGCTGGTGATGCACTGCAGAGAGAACAGGGCTCAGCTGGGGTGCAAggggctgccccacatcctgcacCAGGGCAGGCTCTGCAGAGGCACTCACCGTGCCCGGCCGCGGCTCCGGCACGGGGCCGGTGTCCGTGTACCACTGCTGCGTCTCACGGTTCACCTCCTTGTAGAGCCCCCCGAAGGCTCTCTGCACACTGCGCATGGGGAAGGCGCACACGGCCGAGCTGCCCAGGCCACCCTTGTTCCTGCGGGGGGAGGCAGGGGTCAGCACCCCGGTTCTGCTGAGCCCCCCACCCCACGGCCCTGCTCACTGCTCACCACTGCGAGGTGAAGACCCCATAGAACAGCGTCTCCCTCCAGCGCAGCTCGGCCGGGGTGAGCACAGACATGTCCTGCAGCACGTTGAAGGGGAAGCCGTCCTCGGGGTGCGAGCAGAGCAGCTGTGCCTTCAGGAACGTGGTCCAGCGCCGCTGCAGGACACGCTCCCCACCCTGGTCCCCCTGCATGGCACAGTGGGTCAGGGCATGGTGACCCCATGGGCTGGGCCAGCACAGCAGGGTCTGTGTCCATCCACGCAGCAGTGCCAGGGCACCggcagagcagccccagtgcagggAGGCACCAGTGGGCAGGCTCTGATGCACCCAGGGGAAAGGAAACACCACCCAAGGGTCTTGTGTCCCCTGGAGCGAGGGGCAGAGGAGATGGGAAAGGGTCACTGACACCAAAGATgctggtgggagcagcaggCGTGAGCCTCAGCCTTGGGCTGGGTGATCTGAAGCCATAACTGCCTCAGAGGGGTCTCCCATGGGCGCTGGGTGTCCAGGAGCCAGAGGACAGGGATACACAGGGTGGTCCCACATCCCCACACACCCCATTAGTGACCCCGCTGCCCCGTGCCCACCTTGCACACACGCGCTATGCGGGACACGATGGTGTTCTCGAAGTAGTCGAACTCCTTGCCGGTCTCGCTGAAGAAGAAGTACACCTTGTCGTCGTCACCCTCGGGGTTGCCAGCAGGGAGGCTCTCCCGCAGGTAGGCTGAGCCCACGAACACCGGGTCTGGGGACACAGGCACCCTCAGCACTGACCCACAGCCCAGGGCACAGACCCCGGCCCGGCTCTCACCCTGCAGCCAGTTGAGGGAGTTCTCAGTCTTGAGGGCGATGCGGCTCTCCTGGCTGCGGTAGATGGTGGGCTCGTTGCCCTGGAAGTTGCTGACAGTCCCAGCATAGAGCTCACCGTCTGCCAAGGAGACGCTCCCGCTGGGACCGGCACGTgccaccagcacagccctgctcgGCCAGGGCCGTGCTCAGCCGGTTCCGCAGGGCCCTGCCGGCAGCACCAGGGGCCGGTGGCCTTACCGACCATGACGGCTGTGGAGCGGTACTCGGGGTCGAAGGGGCAGCGTCCCTTCCCATCCTCCAGCAGCACCTTCCCCGACGCATCCCGCTCCAGGCTGAAGTGCTGCACGTTCTGCAATGGGAGGGGGCAGTGAGCGGCAGGGCTGGGGTCCCGCAGCAGTACTGGGGTCCTGCAGTAGTGCTGGGGTCCCGCAGCACTGCTGGGGTCCCATGGCAGTACTGGGGTCCCGCAGCACTGCTGGGGTCCCATGGCAGTACTGGGGTCCCGCAGCAGTACTGGGGTCCcgcagcagtgctggggtcccacagcagggctggggtccCACGGCAGTGCTGGGgtcctgcagcagtgctggggtccTGCAGTAGTACTGGGGTCCCGCAGCAGTACTGGGGTCCCGCAGCAGGGACCCCCCCACCCACCCCCGTGCTCACAATGTAGGCGCAGGCCGGGCTGAAGGCGCAGGTCCCGCACGTGTACAGGTGGGTGCTGTTCAGCCGCAGCAGCATCTTGATGTAGTTGTGACAGTCCCTCTGCATGGGAGAGCAGCAGGCTCAGCCACACATGCCCCATGGCACGTGCCATGGCACAGGCACCCAGCACAGCTCACCTGCGGGTCCTTGCCTTTGAACACACACTGCCTCTTCTTCTCCTCATCGGCGCCCCATGGCAGCTGTGGGGAGGGGACAGACACCGTGAGCCCCCCACACTGCCTGGTCCCCACGCACCCTGTCCCCAGGCTGGCAGAGCTCATTCCCACCATCAGTGTCCTCCCCACCCCAGTGAGGCAGCCACCGACTGGGGCCAAGCACCCCAATGACCACAGTGGCTGCTCCACACCAGCCCAAGCAGCTTCTGGATGTGCAGCAGCTTGCACAGACCCTGAACGCAGCCAGCGAGGGGACCCTTGCACTGAGATGTCCCTTCCCGAGGTCCCAcagagctcagccccatccTCACCCTGCGCACCAGTGGCCCAGGCTGGAAGTGACTGGTGTTGATGGCCACAAGCACCTCGCGAGCCCCCACATAGAGGGTGCTGCCGTCGGGGctgagcagcagggctgtgtaGTTGGTCACACCGGGCACCTCGAACCGCTGCACAATGCGCTCCTCCGAGTCTGCAGAGAGACACCAGCATCAGCACAGCCCCCGGCGCTCAGCACCAGACCTGGGGACCCCGAGTACTGCTCCTGTCCTGACCCTCTGCTTGGCacagctgccagggctggacTGGCTCTccaggcacacacagcaccGCAGTGACTGTGCATGGCCATGACAGCACCTGagggcacccagagccactgccTGGTCCCGGCCCCAGCACCCGCTGtagcagccctgcctgcacccagcaccacagccaggGCCACGCTTGTCCCATCACACACAACCCTGGGTGACACAAACACCCCAGCCTGGCCCCACAAGTGCCCCAGCTCGTGGCACGGAGGGAcaggcaccggcaccggcaccgggacCTCGCACCCGCACACAGGTGGCTCCTGCAGCTGAGTCACATAGTGCCCATCCCGTGTGGGTGGCCTGGCCCCGGAAGCCCTTCCTCTGCTCCGGtctcctgctctcctctcctctgctctcctgtaGCTGCTCTGAATCAGACGGGCCCGGCTGTGTCACCGGGACCTGTCAGCCTGAGTCACACTGACAACACCCTTACTGCTGACACCCCTGTGCCCTGGGGACACCCCGACCTTCCCCGACCCCCTGCCTGCTCCGGGGGCAGCCCCAGGGCTCCCATGAGCCCTTCCTCTGCACAAGCCAGCCCAAGGACTTGAGGTGCTGTGGGGCCAGCGGTGCTGTGGGGCCAGCGGTGCTGCGGTGCCAGTGGTGCTGTGGGgccagcagtgctgtggggcagggcccTGCTCCTCTCCCATCCCCAGTCACTCCCCAGGTCCTGGTTACCAGTGCATGGGGCAGCATCTTCCCCATCCTCAGGGACCCATCATGAGCCccagctctcctgcagcagcacagaatgaTGCTGACCCCCAGGGCACCATCCCACAAGGGgtcctgcatcccagctgcGGGGTAATGTTGGCCAACGTGGGCACAGCCCAGTGCAGGCGGCAGAGGGGCAGCGGGGGCCCCTGCACCCCACACTGCCATCCCAACCCggggagctgcaggagcctgTGCCGGCTGCCAGAGGACCTGTTAGGACAAGACCTGCTTCTTCCAGACAAACCTGCTGGAGGCACATCCAGAGCTTCCAggggagcagctcccagctcctccctCCAAACTGCAACCCCAACACGGCCATGGCCCCCAGGAGCCAGCACCGGGCACACGCAGCCACCGGCAGAGAGCCGGGCACGTGCCCCCCGCATGGCCCCACATGGCAGAGCTGGGATCCACACTGGGACCCCAGGAACAGcccctgagccccacagccacagcagcctccgcagctgggcagagctgagccagAACCGGTCTGTGCAGGCAGGACCGGGCAGCGCGGCGTGGCACGGCATGGCACGGCGCCGAGCGGGGCCATCCCATCCAGCTCAGCGGGTCCCACATCTGGTGCCACCACAGCCGTGGCTGCCGGTCACGGGAGCATGTGGCAGGGCCACGTCCCCGCTGGTGAACCACAGCACATGGAGCCAGGGAGTGCTCCCAGCTGCCCGCATCCCGCTGCCAGCGCGGCCCAAACCACGGCACCCTCCCAGGCTGCCCCACAGCCGGATTTAGCCACCTTCTGGCAGCGCGGCTGCCACAGGCACACATGGGCGGTCCCCACTGTGCCACAGCCCCAGCATTGGgcccagcagctgctggtgccGACCCCAAGCTGCCCATGGACGTGTCCTGCTGCTCACCCACCCTCCACCAGCCCCAtggagctctgcagaggggtCTGTCTGCAGGACGATACTCCTGACAAGGAGCTCTGCCTGCCCCGacagcccctgcctgccccagtgcAGCCCCAGGCCCTGCCAGAACCATGCTGCtggtggggctgcagcaggtcctgcaACAGCCTGCAGCCAGACACAGCAAGAGCCCCAGCGACACACGGGGAGGGGAGggcacccacagccccacagctgcccatGAAACAAGGACAAAACCACACACGAAGCAGGCAGAACCCCCGTGCCTGGCTCACCTCATCCTGTGCTCACACAGGATGTGGGGAGAGGAGCACCCCTGGGTGTCCCAGACCCATGCAGGGTCCCGATGCAGACCTGCACGCACCCCTGCTCCCACCTGCAACACACACAGCCCCGCAGCTCTGCCCCATTCAAGCAGCCTGAccccagctgtggctgctgcatccca includes:
- the SEMA4B gene encoding semaphorin-4B encodes the protein MAALPVLPVLAHSVLAALVLSAAQEPVPRVSLPYDSEERIVQRFEVPGVTNYTALLLSPDGSTLYVGAREVLVAINTSHFQPGPLVRRLPWGADEEKKRQCVFKGKDPQRDCHNYIKMLLRLNSTHLYTCGTCAFSPACAYINVQHFSLERDASGKVLLEDGKGRCPFDPEYRSTAVMVDGELYAGTVSNFQGNEPTIYRSQESRIALKTENSLNWLQDPVFVGSAYLRESLPAGNPEGDDDKVYFFFSETGKEFDYFENTIVSRIARVCKGDQGGERVLQRRWTTFLKAQLLCSHPEDGFPFNVLQDMSVLTPAELRWRETLFYGVFTSQWNKGGLGSSAVCAFPMRSVQRAFGGLYKEVNRETQQWYTDTGPVPEPRPGTCITSHTRHLKINSSLQMPDRVLNFIKDHFLMDSAVRSQPLLLQSRLRYQQISVHRTQGLHGTYDILFLGTDDGRLHKAVRVNHGVHIIEEIRLFPAGQPVLQLLLDQEQGLVYAATYTAVAQVPFANCSLYRSCGECVLARDPFCAWSQGACRRVTMHPPVHPHLWAQDIEDADTERLCSMPSTSQPRPRILLSPASGAPCQRVLLPPNAVRPLPCQLLSNLASRRWLHHGAPVNASYLVLPDGALILVGSPERAGTYECWSLEEGFRKLMASYCVSLQELPEPGRKAAAGRDAMDTVSTSRSTSAVGSTAARLDGKTYWTEFLVMCVLFAAAVLVLALFVLHRHRDGMKALLEPGDPGRPQKQPRKPVESLPLNGSSLPSAAPEHKGYQALQDNYIVSTPVHDPPGPQRPFSESEKRPLHVRDSFVEVSPACQRPRVRLGSEIQDSVV